From the Phoenix dactylifera cultivar Barhee BC4 chromosome 10, palm_55x_up_171113_PBpolish2nd_filt_p, whole genome shotgun sequence genome, one window contains:
- the LOC103703223 gene encoding transcription factor TGA2.2-like isoform X3, whose protein sequence is MANHSAGETGLSESGSSSQPLAYGFHGITPAATNFFDQEGAAYFWELEAALMHGVAGTRSDEDRKPFFTTRPPTLEIFPSWPMRFQQTPKENSQPAESTDSGSAQNTISQPDSESPAVSIKASLEQPSKQQQQQQQGMIAGDAPRTAAAPPNHQPRTQEKTLRRLAQNREAARKSRLRKKAYVQQLESSRIKLTQIEQDLQRARSQGLFFGGASADGNISSAAAIFDMEYARWLDENYKHMTDLRRGLQAHLPEGDLRVMVDECLTHYDEIFRLKGVAAKSDVFHLITGMWTTPAERCFLWMGGFRPSELLKIIIPQLDPLTEQQLVGICNLQQSSQQAEEALSQGLEQLHQSLADTVASGSLCEGTNVGIYMDSMGVALGKLANLEGFVRQADNLRQQTLHQLHRILTVRQAARCFFAIGEYHSRLRALSSLWASRRPRDVCIRNLITDGSACPTTADLQIIHQPVHSHFSAF, encoded by the exons tGATCAGGAAGGAGCTGCTTATTTTTGGGAGTTGGAAGCGGCTCTCATGCATGGAGTTGCTGGCACTAGAAGTGATGAAGACAGGAAAC CCTTTTTCACAACCAGACCTCCTACTCTTGAAATCTTCCCCTCATGGCCAATGAGATTCCAACAAACTCCCAAG GAAAACTCACAGCCAGCTGAGAGCACTGATTCAGGATCAGCCCAAAACACGATCTCCCAGCCGGACTCAGAGTCCCCAGCTGTGAGCATAAAGGCTTCCTTAGAGCAGCCTtcaaagcagcagcagcagcagcagcaagggATGATAGCCGGCGATGCCCCCAGAACGGCAGCTGCACCACCAAATCATCAACCCAGGACCCAAGAAAAG ACCTTGAGACGCTTAGCTCAGAATCGAGAGGCAGCGCGCAAAAGCCGACTGAGAAAGAAG GCTTATGTACAACAGTTGGAATCCAGCAGAATCAAACTTACTCAGATAGAACAAGATCTCCAGAGAGCACGATCGCAG GGTCTGTTCTTTGGAGGAGCTAGTGCAGATGGAAATATCAGTTCTG CTGCAGCAATCTTTGACATGGAATACGCTCGATGGTTGGATGAGAACTACAAGCACATGACAGACCTACGTCGGGGGTTGCAAGCGCACCTCCCCGAGGGCGACCTCAGAGTCATGGTGGATGAATGCCTCACTCACTATGATGAGATCTTCCGGCTGAAAGGAGTCGCTGCCAAATCAGACGTCTTCCACCTCATAACTGGGATGTGGACTACTCCGGCCGAGCGGTGCTTCCTTTGGATGGGTGGATTCAGACCTTCTGAGCTGCTCAAG ATTATAATACCTCAGCTGGATCCGTTAACGGAGCAGCAGCTCGTGGGGATCTGTAACCTTCAGCAGTCATCACAGCAGGCTGAAGAGGCCCTCTCGCAGGGCCTCGAGCAGCTCCATCAGTCCCTTGCAGATACGGTGGCTAGCGGGTCTCTCTGTGAAGGCACCAACGTCGGCATCTACATGGATTCGATGGGCGTTGCACTCGGGAAGCTTGCCAACCTCGAGGGATTCGTCCGACAG GCTGATAATTTGAGACAACAGACTCTTCACCAGCTGCATAGGATTCTGACGGTCCGGCAAGCAGCAAGATGTTTCTTTGCGATTGGAGAATATCATAGCCGCCTGCGTGCTCTTAGTTCCCTGTGGGCTTCTCGTCGCCCTCGAGA TGTTTGTATCAGGAATTTGATCACCGACGGAAGCGCCTGCCCTACGACTGCCGACCTACAAATAATTCACCAGCCAGTTCACAGTCATTTTTCTGCCTTCTAA
- the LOC103703223 gene encoding transcription factor TGAL5-like isoform X2 gives MANHSAGETGLSESGSSSQPLAYGFHGITPAATNFFDQEGAAYFWELEAALMHGVAGTRSDEDRKPFFTTRPPTLEIFPSWPMRFQQTPKENSQPAESTDSGSAQNTISQPDSESPAVSIKASLEQPSKQQQQQQQGMIAGDAPRTAAAPPNHQPRTQEKRRMAGSTAEEDGKILDTKTLRRLAQNREAARKSRLRKKAYVQQLESSRIKLTQIEQDLQRARSQGLFFGGASADGNISSAAAIFDMEYARWLDENYKHMTDLRRGLQAHLPEGDLRVMVDECLTHYDEIFRLKGVAAKSDVFHLITGMWTTPAERCFLWMGGFRPSELLKIIIPQLDPLTEQQLVGICNLQQSSQQAEEALSQGLEQLHQSLADTVASGSLCEGTNVGIYMDSMGVALGKLANLEGFVRQADNLRQQTLHQLHRILTVRQAARCFFAIGEYHSRLRALSSLWASRRPRENLITDGSACPTTADLQIIHQPVHSHFSAF, from the exons tGATCAGGAAGGAGCTGCTTATTTTTGGGAGTTGGAAGCGGCTCTCATGCATGGAGTTGCTGGCACTAGAAGTGATGAAGACAGGAAAC CCTTTTTCACAACCAGACCTCCTACTCTTGAAATCTTCCCCTCATGGCCAATGAGATTCCAACAAACTCCCAAG GAAAACTCACAGCCAGCTGAGAGCACTGATTCAGGATCAGCCCAAAACACGATCTCCCAGCCGGACTCAGAGTCCCCAGCTGTGAGCATAAAGGCTTCCTTAGAGCAGCCTtcaaagcagcagcagcagcagcagcaagggATGATAGCCGGCGATGCCCCCAGAACGGCAGCTGCACCACCAAATCATCAACCCAGGACCCAAGAAAAG AGGAGGATGGCTGGGTCAACCGCAGAGGAAGATGGAAAAATATTAGATACGAAG ACCTTGAGACGCTTAGCTCAGAATCGAGAGGCAGCGCGCAAAAGCCGACTGAGAAAGAAG GCTTATGTACAACAGTTGGAATCCAGCAGAATCAAACTTACTCAGATAGAACAAGATCTCCAGAGAGCACGATCGCAG GGTCTGTTCTTTGGAGGAGCTAGTGCAGATGGAAATATCAGTTCTG CTGCAGCAATCTTTGACATGGAATACGCTCGATGGTTGGATGAGAACTACAAGCACATGACAGACCTACGTCGGGGGTTGCAAGCGCACCTCCCCGAGGGCGACCTCAGAGTCATGGTGGATGAATGCCTCACTCACTATGATGAGATCTTCCGGCTGAAAGGAGTCGCTGCCAAATCAGACGTCTTCCACCTCATAACTGGGATGTGGACTACTCCGGCCGAGCGGTGCTTCCTTTGGATGGGTGGATTCAGACCTTCTGAGCTGCTCAAG ATTATAATACCTCAGCTGGATCCGTTAACGGAGCAGCAGCTCGTGGGGATCTGTAACCTTCAGCAGTCATCACAGCAGGCTGAAGAGGCCCTCTCGCAGGGCCTCGAGCAGCTCCATCAGTCCCTTGCAGATACGGTGGCTAGCGGGTCTCTCTGTGAAGGCACCAACGTCGGCATCTACATGGATTCGATGGGCGTTGCACTCGGGAAGCTTGCCAACCTCGAGGGATTCGTCCGACAG GCTGATAATTTGAGACAACAGACTCTTCACCAGCTGCATAGGATTCTGACGGTCCGGCAAGCAGCAAGATGTTTCTTTGCGATTGGAGAATATCATAGCCGCCTGCGTGCTCTTAGTTCCCTGTGGGCTTCTCGTCGCCCTCGAGA GAATTTGATCACCGACGGAAGCGCCTGCCCTACGACTGCCGACCTACAAATAATTCACCAGCCAGTTCACAGTCATTTTTCTGCCTTCTAA
- the LOC103703223 gene encoding transcription factor TGAL5-like isoform X1 — MANHSAGETGLSESGSSSQPLAYGFHGITPAATNFFDQEGAAYFWELEAALMHGVAGTRSDEDRKPFFTTRPPTLEIFPSWPMRFQQTPKENSQPAESTDSGSAQNTISQPDSESPAVSIKASLEQPSKQQQQQQQGMIAGDAPRTAAAPPNHQPRTQEKRRMAGSTAEEDGKILDTKTLRRLAQNREAARKSRLRKKAYVQQLESSRIKLTQIEQDLQRARSQGLFFGGASADGNISSAAAIFDMEYARWLDENYKHMTDLRRGLQAHLPEGDLRVMVDECLTHYDEIFRLKGVAAKSDVFHLITGMWTTPAERCFLWMGGFRPSELLKIIIPQLDPLTEQQLVGICNLQQSSQQAEEALSQGLEQLHQSLADTVASGSLCEGTNVGIYMDSMGVALGKLANLEGFVRQADNLRQQTLHQLHRILTVRQAARCFFAIGEYHSRLRALSSLWASRRPRDVCIRNLITDGSACPTTADLQIIHQPVHSHFSAF, encoded by the exons tGATCAGGAAGGAGCTGCTTATTTTTGGGAGTTGGAAGCGGCTCTCATGCATGGAGTTGCTGGCACTAGAAGTGATGAAGACAGGAAAC CCTTTTTCACAACCAGACCTCCTACTCTTGAAATCTTCCCCTCATGGCCAATGAGATTCCAACAAACTCCCAAG GAAAACTCACAGCCAGCTGAGAGCACTGATTCAGGATCAGCCCAAAACACGATCTCCCAGCCGGACTCAGAGTCCCCAGCTGTGAGCATAAAGGCTTCCTTAGAGCAGCCTtcaaagcagcagcagcagcagcagcaagggATGATAGCCGGCGATGCCCCCAGAACGGCAGCTGCACCACCAAATCATCAACCCAGGACCCAAGAAAAG AGGAGGATGGCTGGGTCAACCGCAGAGGAAGATGGAAAAATATTAGATACGAAG ACCTTGAGACGCTTAGCTCAGAATCGAGAGGCAGCGCGCAAAAGCCGACTGAGAAAGAAG GCTTATGTACAACAGTTGGAATCCAGCAGAATCAAACTTACTCAGATAGAACAAGATCTCCAGAGAGCACGATCGCAG GGTCTGTTCTTTGGAGGAGCTAGTGCAGATGGAAATATCAGTTCTG CTGCAGCAATCTTTGACATGGAATACGCTCGATGGTTGGATGAGAACTACAAGCACATGACAGACCTACGTCGGGGGTTGCAAGCGCACCTCCCCGAGGGCGACCTCAGAGTCATGGTGGATGAATGCCTCACTCACTATGATGAGATCTTCCGGCTGAAAGGAGTCGCTGCCAAATCAGACGTCTTCCACCTCATAACTGGGATGTGGACTACTCCGGCCGAGCGGTGCTTCCTTTGGATGGGTGGATTCAGACCTTCTGAGCTGCTCAAG ATTATAATACCTCAGCTGGATCCGTTAACGGAGCAGCAGCTCGTGGGGATCTGTAACCTTCAGCAGTCATCACAGCAGGCTGAAGAGGCCCTCTCGCAGGGCCTCGAGCAGCTCCATCAGTCCCTTGCAGATACGGTGGCTAGCGGGTCTCTCTGTGAAGGCACCAACGTCGGCATCTACATGGATTCGATGGGCGTTGCACTCGGGAAGCTTGCCAACCTCGAGGGATTCGTCCGACAG GCTGATAATTTGAGACAACAGACTCTTCACCAGCTGCATAGGATTCTGACGGTCCGGCAAGCAGCAAGATGTTTCTTTGCGATTGGAGAATATCATAGCCGCCTGCGTGCTCTTAGTTCCCTGTGGGCTTCTCGTCGCCCTCGAGA TGTTTGTATCAGGAATTTGATCACCGACGGAAGCGCCTGCCCTACGACTGCCGACCTACAAATAATTCACCAGCCAGTTCACAGTCATTTTTCTGCCTTCTAA